In one window of Chitinophagales bacterium DNA:
- a CDS encoding TonB-dependent receptor: protein MKKSLLPLIFLFCMQLSVFAVSQTLLDKKVTLQLQNTELKRVFEMIEKQTSVRFVYVAEKIKASRKVTVSFIDKPLNDVLARISKDFDLNCEVNGEIVLVKERDLSTADKIVTFDASQNKLENAKVDRTINGLITDEKGVPLSGVSVQVKGTKTGTTTNNDGRFSLSIKDDNTVLVLVYTGYQTAEISVGAQQSIQYFLTPSSSRLDDVVVVGYGTQKKVTVTGSIGSVSTTEILRSPVASVANALAGRSPGIITVQRGGEPGRDIADIFIRGVATFAGGNSARPLVLVDGVERSLAGIDPYTIESFNILKDASATAVFGVRGANGVIIITTKTGQVGKPQFTFSSNLAWQNPIRLPKELDAVDYALLRNEAEANDQNNPTARRFSDYDIERYRKGDDPYFHPNIRWMDYMLKDYAPQQQYNLNVSGGTADTKYFVSLGYLNQDGIYKLGNLFRDFSANPNFKRYNIRSNFDFNISKDVSFFIKSSAEIQNSNYSNSATSDIFSTILSANPIMSPVLYDGKLVRNVEGLTAWQISNAPLYQMLFNGFNTNFSSRLNMNIGGKVKLDRITKGLSVRTMVAYDSYYLQNVSRRKAIPLWDLRRNPGATTFQDSIIPIPVVNAFEGPVSFLGESFAKNRKLYAEAAIDYTRSFGVHNVTALMLGTVERFYDGGNQLPFNYMGLVTRLTYNYKNKYFTDVNIGYNGSENFAVGKQFGFFPSLSAGYVVSQESFFPKSDFFSYLKLRGSYGMVGNDKIGGNRFLFLPSSFTSGASYFLGLANTPMTGYREASIGNPGVTWEVAKKLNIGGDFRFFKDKLTVAADVFSEKREKILWNLNVPITFGPTNLISPYNIGVAENKGFEIEMGFRDVIKSSKLTYYANANFTYTRNRIVYMDEAPQPFAGLAMTGNRIGQPKGLIAEGIYNTWEEINNPKRPKSVWEGAGLVPGDIRYKDVNGDGIIDDNDRSNIGNPNIPGIIYGATVGAQWKGFEISLFFQGAAQVSTYLTGESAWPFIAGTKTAFERAKESWSAERFANGQKITLPRLTAAPDANRHNYRVSSFWMQDASYLRLKNVEVAYTFAPKIIQKLSLKSLRVYMNGQNLVTWTKMEYFDPEIPSSNGAVYPMMRVFNFGVNVQF, encoded by the coding sequence ATGAAAAAATCATTGCTACCGCTGATTTTTCTATTCTGTATGCAGCTTAGTGTATTTGCTGTATCTCAAACGCTTTTGGATAAAAAGGTGACTCTTCAACTGCAAAACACTGAATTGAAGCGCGTTTTTGAGATGATTGAAAAGCAAACTTCAGTCAGATTTGTTTATGTCGCAGAGAAAATTAAGGCTTCAAGAAAAGTAACGGTTTCTTTTATTGACAAGCCACTTAATGATGTTCTTGCGAGAATCTCCAAAGATTTTGATTTGAATTGTGAAGTCAATGGTGAGATCGTACTTGTGAAGGAGCGTGACTTAAGTACAGCAGATAAGATCGTTACTTTTGACGCAAGCCAGAATAAGCTTGAAAATGCTAAGGTTGACCGAACGATCAATGGTCTTATTACAGATGAAAAAGGGGTGCCATTATCTGGAGTTTCGGTTCAGGTAAAAGGTACAAAGACTGGTACTACAACGAATAATGATGGTAGATTTTCTCTTTCAATTAAAGATGATAATACGGTTTTGGTATTGGTTTATACAGGATACCAAACTGCTGAAATTTCCGTTGGCGCTCAGCAGTCTATTCAGTACTTTCTAACTCCCTCTTCAAGCCGTCTTGACGATGTTGTAGTGGTAGGTTATGGCACTCAAAAGAAAGTAACTGTTACTGGTTCAATAGGATCTGTTTCTACAACTGAAATATTAAGATCTCCTGTTGCAAGTGTTGCAAATGCACTTGCTGGTAGATCACCTGGTATCATCACGGTTCAGAGAGGTGGTGAACCTGGAAGAGACATTGCTGACATTTTTATTAGAGGTGTAGCCACTTTCGCAGGTGGAAACAGTGCAAGACCCTTAGTTTTAGTGGATGGTGTTGAAAGAAGTTTGGCAGGTATTGATCCTTATACAATTGAGAGTTTTAATATTTTGAAAGATGCTTCAGCAACAGCTGTTTTTGGTGTTAGGGGTGCAAATGGTGTAATAATTATCACAACAAAAACAGGTCAGGTTGGTAAACCTCAATTTACTTTTTCGAGTAATCTAGCTTGGCAAAACCCAATTCGTTTGCCCAAAGAACTTGATGCTGTTGATTATGCTCTATTGAGGAACGAAGCGGAGGCAAATGATCAAAATAATCCAACTGCTAGAAGATTTAGTGATTATGACATAGAACGATATAGAAAAGGTGATGATCCATATTTCCACCCTAATATCCGCTGGATGGATTATATGCTTAAGGATTATGCACCCCAACAGCAGTATAATTTAAATGTGTCTGGAGGGACGGCTGATACAAAGTACTTTGTATCATTAGGTTATTTGAATCAAGATGGTATTTATAAGCTGGGTAATCTCTTTAGAGATTTTAGTGCTAATCCCAATTTTAAACGCTATAACATAAGAAGCAATTTTGATTTTAATATTTCTAAGGATGTTTCCTTTTTTATTAAGTCTTCTGCTGAAATCCAAAACTCAAATTATTCTAATAGTGCTACAAGCGACATATTTTCAACTATCCTCTCTGCTAACCCAATTATGAGTCCAGTTCTTTATGATGGAAAACTGGTAAGAAATGTAGAGGGATTAACAGCTTGGCAAATATCTAATGCGCCTTTATATCAAATGCTGTTTAATGGTTTTAATACCAACTTTAGCAGTAGGCTTAATATGAATATTGGCGGTAAGGTAAAACTTGATAGGATTACTAAGGGGCTTTCTGTTAGAACCATGGTTGCATATGATAGCTACTATCTACAGAATGTATCAAGACGAAAGGCTATTCCATTGTGGGATTTACGAAGAAATCCTGGGGCTACAACATTTCAGGATTCAATCATACCCATACCAGTTGTGAATGCTTTTGAAGGTCCAGTTAGCTTCCTTGGTGAAAGTTTTGCAAAGAACAGAAAGTTATATGCTGAAGCAGCGATCGATTATACAAGATCTTTTGGAGTGCATAATGTTACAGCCTTAATGCTTGGTACAGTTGAAAGATTCTATGATGGAGGTAATCAATTACCCTTCAATTATATGGGTTTGGTTACCAGATTGACATATAACTATAAGAACAAATATTTTACAGATGTTAATATTGGTTACAACGGTTCTGAAAACTTTGCAGTAGGCAAGCAATTTGGTTTCTTCCCTTCGTTATCTGCAGGTTACGTTGTTTCTCAGGAGAGCTTCTTTCCCAAATCAGACTTCTTTAGTTATTTGAAGCTTCGAGGATCTTATGGTATGGTTGGTAATGATAAAATTGGGGGTAATAGATTTCTTTTTCTTCCATCTTCATTCACTTCTGGAGCTTCATACTTCTTGGGTTTAGCAAATACACCTATGACAGGTTATAGAGAAGCTAGCATAGGTAATCCAGGAGTTACATGGGAAGTAGCAAAGAAATTAAATATCGGAGGTGATTTCAGATTCTTTAAAGATAAGCTTACTGTTGCTGCTGATGTATTTAGTGAGAAGCGGGAAAAGATCTTATGGAATTTGAACGTACCAATCACTTTCGGTCCAACGAACTTGATATCTCCATACAATATTGGTGTTGCTGAGAATAAGGGATTTGAGATTGAAATGGGTTTTCGTGATGTAATCAAGAGCTCAAAACTTACCTACTATGCTAATGCCAATTTCACATATACAAGGAATAGAATCGTCTATATGGATGAGGCGCCTCAGCCATTTGCTGGGCTAGCAATGACTGGTAATAGAATCGGACAGCCAAAAGGGCTCATTGCAGAAGGTATTTATAATACATGGGAAGAAATTAATAATCCTAAAAGGCCTAAGTCTGTTTGGGAGGGTGCAGGTCTTGTTCCTGGAGATATTCGCTACAAGGATGTAAATGGTGATGGCATCATTGATGATAACGATAGAAGTAACATTGGCAATCCCAATATACCAGGTATTATTTACGGTGCTACTGTTGGCGCTCAATGGAAAGGATTCGAGATATCCTTATTCTTCCAGGGAGCAGCTCAAGTGTCTACTTATCTCACAGGAGAATCCGCCTGGCCTTTTATAGCAGGAACGAAGACAGCATTTGAGCGTGCAAAGGAAAGTTGGTCAGCAGAAAGATTTGCAAATGGACAAAAAATCACTTTGCCAAGACTTACAGCAGCACCTGATGCAAACAGACATAATTATCGTGTGTCATCTTTTTGGATGCAGGATGCTTCCTACCTACGCCTTAAGAACGTAGAAGTAGCTTACACTTTTGCACCTAAAATCATTCAAAAGCTTTCACTTAAATCCCTTAGAGTATATATGAATGGCCAAAACCTAGTTACATGGACAAAAATGGAATATTTCGACCCTGAAATACCCAGTTCAAATGGTGCTGTATATCCAATGATGCGGGTTTTCAATTTTGGTGTAAATGTTCAATTCTAA
- a CDS encoding FecR family protein codes for MHIQDKYLDYCIYDFVWDEQFRASIERLPQDSSVFDRWVERYPQKKKEIESARDLIIAMRVKQDYFSSNEIDQVIADTKRVICEEDTSRRLEKKLLVRSESPRLSYTYYAAASIIFIIGVIAWTLLMPKLESQKSSSKSYQLLKKGSNQMIEKINQQQVPLMVSLPDGSSVLLSKQSIISYDKNFLSTDDRVVYLSGEAVFDIKRNPQKPFYVFANGLVTKVLGTKFKVRSYEADKEATVEVASGKVSVFASNDLALETPKAKEPLSSFVLSPNQKVTYTKSNESFVKTLIDVPIILNPESIDTELFDFDNTALKVVFARLQRAYGIEIVFDEILLGNCSLKANLEGFSLYEQLSLICRVMNGDYEVIDGKVIISAKGCTAQ; via the coding sequence ATGCACATTCAAGATAAATATCTGGACTATTGTATCTATGATTTTGTTTGGGATGAACAATTCAGGGCCTCTATTGAAAGATTACCCCAAGATTCGTCTGTATTTGATCGTTGGGTAGAAAGGTATCCTCAAAAAAAGAAAGAAATTGAGTCTGCGCGTGACCTGATCATCGCGATGCGCGTTAAGCAGGATTACTTTAGTTCCAATGAAATAGATCAGGTTATTGCAGACACCAAACGTGTCATCTGCGAAGAAGATACAAGTAGGCGCCTTGAAAAAAAATTATTAGTTCGTTCAGAATCGCCCCGTCTCAGCTATACCTATTATGCAGCAGCTAGCATAATTTTTATCATTGGTGTAATTGCTTGGACTTTGTTAATGCCAAAACTGGAATCTCAAAAGTCTTCAAGTAAAAGCTATCAGCTGCTTAAAAAGGGTAGTAATCAAATGATAGAAAAGATCAATCAACAGCAGGTGCCTCTTATGGTCTCACTGCCAGATGGATCTAGCGTGTTATTGAGTAAGCAGTCTATTATATCTTATGATAAAAACTTTCTTTCTACAGATGATAGAGTTGTATATCTAAGTGGAGAAGCAGTTTTTGATATTAAGAGAAATCCACAGAAGCCTTTTTATGTTTTTGCTAATGGCCTTGTCACGAAGGTGTTAGGTACAAAATTCAAAGTGCGCTCTTATGAAGCCGATAAAGAGGCAACAGTAGAAGTTGCTTCTGGGAAGGTATCTGTTTTTGCCTCGAATGATTTGGCCTTAGAGACACCTAAGGCTAAAGAACCTTTATCGAGTTTCGTATTGTCTCCAAATCAAAAAGTTACTTATACTAAGTCTAACGAGAGTTTTGTGAAGACATTAATTGATGTCCCAATCATTTTAAATCCAGAGTCTATTGATACAGAGTTGTTTGATTTTGATAACACAGCTTTAAAAGTGGTGTTTGCCAGATTACAAAGGGCTTATGGTATTGAAATTGTTTTTGATGAGATACTTCTTGGTAATTGCTCCTTGAAGGCTAATCTAGAGGGTTTCTCATTATATGAACAACTTAGTCTGATTTGTAGGGTGATGAACGGTGATTACGAAGTCATTGATGGGAAAGTAATTATTTCCGCTAAGGGGTGTACTGCTCAATAG
- a CDS encoding sigma-70 family RNA polymerase sigma factor: MSKSGEHIELWISFLQGESESVSALMRIYFKDLAQYGMRFTNDKELIKDVIQELFFNLWERRTYLSESVQVKPYLFACLRRLIYKKVKELRRVSLITSEDLEVENFSFSVTIDEAIIANESSNAISNHFNGLIESLPKRQREVIYLKFFQSFSREEISSILGITPQTVSNLLQIALNRLRVATPDSIFRL; the protein is encoded by the coding sequence ATGAGTAAGTCTGGGGAACATATTGAATTATGGATATCCTTCCTTCAAGGGGAAAGTGAGTCTGTATCTGCATTGATGCGCATATACTTTAAAGATTTGGCTCAGTATGGAATGCGGTTTACCAATGATAAGGAACTAATCAAGGATGTTATACAAGAGCTTTTCTTCAATTTATGGGAGAGGCGTACTTATCTAAGCGAAAGTGTTCAGGTGAAGCCTTACCTCTTTGCCTGTTTAAGGAGATTGATTTATAAGAAAGTAAAAGAGCTAAGACGTGTTTCTTTAATTACAAGCGAAGATCTAGAAGTAGAGAATTTTAGTTTCTCGGTAACGATAGATGAGGCAATAATTGCAAATGAGAGTTCTAATGCAATTTCTAACCACTTTAACGGGCTCATAGAGAGTTTACCTAAGAGACAACGGGAGGTTATATACCTTAAGTTTTTTCAGTCATTTTCAAGAGAAGAGATATCCTCAATATTGGGAATCACACCTCAAACTGTATCAAACTTACTTCAGATTGCTTTGAATCGTCTAAGGGTAGCTACTCCTGACTCAATTTTTAGATTATAG
- the kduI gene encoding 5-dehydro-4-deoxy-D-glucuronate isomerase has product MRKVYAVSQNETMQLTRAQLYDHFVISDLMQDNAIRLTYTFYDRLVLGSAVPSQEPLQLTAPNEFKSAYFLERRELGVINIGSTGNVIVDGKSYELNHLDCLYVGMGAKEVSFTSEDLMKPSMYYLLSAPAHKSFPTTLVSKADASPQLMGGSMNSNERVVYKYIYQQGVESCQLVMGLTLLSDGSVWNSFPPHTHTRRSEVYFYFNLQDSNRVFHFVGDAIETRHVVIANNQAVLSPPWSTHFGCGTSAYGFIWGMAGENKEYTDMDPLPIQNLV; this is encoded by the coding sequence ATGAGAAAAGTATACGCAGTAAGCCAAAATGAAACTATGCAGTTGACTAGAGCTCAGCTGTATGATCACTTCGTTATAAGTGATCTGATGCAAGACAACGCTATTCGCTTAACGTATACATTCTATGATAGGCTTGTATTGGGTTCTGCAGTACCATCGCAAGAACCCCTTCAGCTAACAGCCCCTAATGAATTCAAATCAGCATATTTTTTGGAAAGGCGTGAATTAGGCGTCATTAATATTGGTTCAACAGGAAATGTTATCGTCGACGGCAAATCGTATGAATTAAATCACTTAGACTGTCTATATGTAGGTATGGGAGCTAAAGAGGTTTCTTTTACATCAGAGGATTTAATGAAACCTTCTATGTATTATCTTTTATCAGCGCCGGCACATAAATCTTTTCCAACAACTTTAGTGAGTAAAGCTGATGCCTCTCCTCAGTTAATGGGCGGTTCAATGAATTCTAATGAGAGGGTTGTGTATAAATATATATATCAGCAAGGAGTAGAAAGTTGTCAACTTGTAATGGGGCTAACATTATTATCTGATGGAAGTGTATGGAATTCTTTTCCTCCTCATACACATACAAGACGTTCAGAAGTGTACTTCTATTTTAATCTTCAGGATAGTAACAGGGTATTCCATTTTGTAGGTGATGCGATAGAAACTAGACACGTTGTTATTGCTAATAATCAAGCAGTATTGTCGCCGCCATGGAGTACGCATTTTGGATGTGGAACTTCAGCATATGGTTTTATATGGGGTATGGCAGGTGAAAATAAAGAGTATACAGATATGGATCCATTACCTATTCAAAATCTTGTATAG
- a CDS encoding SDR family oxidoreductase, translating into MNGLDLFSLKGKKVLITGADRGIGFSLACALASAGADIVATYRSGDISKLDNFCKENGYSLSVYRLDLANRDNIYATINEIIEKEISIDVLINNAGTIQRKPAADHDDLMWDEVLSINLDAQFILSKAFGKQMVEKKQGKIIFICSLLSFQGGINVPSYTASKSAIAGLIKALSNEWAAFGVNVNGIAPGYIITDNTKALREDEERNASILSRIPCGRWGSPEDLSGAAIFLASSASNYVNGAILVVDGGWLAR; encoded by the coding sequence ATGAATGGATTAGACTTATTCAGTTTAAAGGGTAAGAAAGTATTGATTACCGGCGCTGATAGAGGAATAGGCTTTTCATTGGCTTGTGCTTTAGCGAGCGCAGGAGCAGATATTGTTGCAACATACAGAAGTGGAGATATTTCAAAACTGGATAATTTTTGTAAAGAGAATGGCTACAGTTTATCTGTCTATAGACTTGACTTGGCCAATCGGGATAATATTTATGCAACGATAAACGAAATCATAGAAAAGGAAATAAGTATTGATGTACTCATCAACAACGCCGGAACAATACAAAGAAAGCCTGCTGCAGATCATGATGACTTAATGTGGGATGAAGTGTTATCAATTAATCTGGATGCTCAATTTATTTTGTCAAAAGCATTTGGTAAGCAGATGGTTGAAAAGAAGCAAGGAAAAATAATTTTTATATGCTCTTTGCTAAGTTTTCAAGGGGGTATTAATGTACCAAGTTATACAGCTTCAAAATCCGCAATAGCAGGATTAATAAAGGCATTGTCAAATGAATGGGCTGCTTTTGGCGTCAATGTGAATGGCATTGCCCCTGGTTACATCATTACTGATAATACAAAGGCTTTAAGAGAAGATGAAGAACGGAATGCATCAATATTAAGCAGGATCCCTTGTGGGAGATGGGGTAGTCCAGAAGATTTAAGTGGAGCAGCTATTTTTCTGGCTTCTTCAGCATCAAACTATGTAAATGGAGCCATTCTCGTTGTTGATGGAGGGTGGTTAGCAAGATAA
- a CDS encoding LacI family DNA-binding transcriptional regulator: MQQTTIVDIAKLIGVAPSTVSRALNGSHEVGEKTRKLIQDAARKLNYVPNKAALSLLRIKTKTIGVIVPNLSYHYFSAALQGIESEASERGFTVIASQSMESEEKEKKAITDMLRGGVDGVLISLAQYSNRLEHLIDLQSILPVVMFDRVAEHFNCSKVTVNNVTGAFSAVDHLAKIGCKRIAYMAGPKDLLLSKRRQDGFQMAMYKHHLEIDNSLVIHCEFDHQKALKAATNLLSRKDRPDGIFAVSDRVAIAALCAAKKLNLKVPKQIAIVGFNDEPISSLITPSLSSVSQPAFEMGKTGAKILIDQIEAKSKSKLVIKSFTTKLKIRESTSIKK, translated from the coding sequence ATGCAACAAACAACCATTGTAGATATTGCCAAACTGATAGGTGTTGCCCCATCAACTGTGTCTAGAGCGCTTAACGGAAGTCATGAAGTAGGCGAAAAAACTAGAAAGCTGATTCAAGATGCAGCCAGGAAACTAAACTATGTTCCAAATAAAGCCGCTTTAAGCTTATTACGAATAAAAACAAAAACTATTGGCGTTATTGTACCCAACTTAAGTTACCACTATTTTTCAGCAGCACTACAAGGCATTGAGAGCGAGGCTTCAGAGAGGGGGTTTACAGTTATAGCAAGCCAAAGCATGGAATCAGAAGAGAAAGAAAAAAAAGCAATAACAGATATGCTGAGAGGAGGTGTTGATGGCGTGCTAATATCACTAGCTCAATATAGCAACAGACTGGAACACCTTATTGATTTACAATCAATATTACCTGTGGTAATGTTTGATAGAGTAGCTGAACATTTTAACTGCTCCAAGGTGACTGTCAATAATGTTACAGGAGCATTTAGTGCAGTTGATCATCTTGCAAAGATTGGTTGTAAGAGAATTGCTTATATGGCAGGTCCAAAGGACTTATTACTTAGCAAAAGGAGGCAAGACGGATTTCAAATGGCAATGTATAAGCACCATCTGGAAATAGATAACTCATTAGTTATTCATTGCGAATTTGATCATCAAAAAGCTCTGAAGGCGGCTACTAACTTATTATCCAGAAAAGACAGGCCAGATGGCATTTTTGCAGTAAGTGATAGAGTAGCAATTGCTGCTTTATGTGCAGCTAAAAAATTAAACTTGAAAGTTCCAAAGCAAATTGCCATAGTTGGTTTTAATGACGAGCCCATATCATCATTAATTACTCCATCTTTGAGCAGCGTAAGTCAACCAGCATTTGAAATGGGTAAAACTGGCGCGAAAATCCTTATCGATCAAATTGAAGCAAAGTCAAAATCAAAACTGGTTATTAAATCTTTTACTACTAAGTTGAAAATTCGAGAATCTACTTCTATTAAAAAATAG
- a CDS encoding site-specific integrase — protein sequence MPRQPVVHFRLKPKDSNGQSIVYLQFIYQGRRLFYSFGQSVRPEDWNEKKQRVKNKLATTADGKFALNDLLDNLERICLKTYTESLKDGIPEPEVLKEAMQAFINRNHTAKEEQASKPTLFSLAQRFINGEIKFRGKSKSVSSLKNYHAVTKHLREYQTYSKRVVDFDNINLDFFYSYVSFLEKKGLGVNTIAKDIAILKVFMGEAVDLGYTENMLFRHKKFSYNEEETEQIYLNEDELARIQQAEITNKKLDRVRDLFLVGAWTGLRYSDFSNIQPEHIVKMDNDYFIKMVTQKTKELVIIPCNPIVLKIFNKYETNANMLPRAMSNQKFNDYIKEVCALAGLTEKGRLSKTPELPLCDLVSSHTARRSFATNHYLQGFPPIDLMKITGHKTERSFLKYIRVSKLDTAKRLNEHIKLNWKNKLISQL from the coding sequence ATGCCCCGCCAACCAGTTGTACATTTTCGCTTGAAGCCAAAAGATAGTAATGGTCAATCTATTGTCTATCTCCAGTTCATTTATCAAGGTCGCAGGTTGTTTTATTCTTTCGGGCAATCTGTAAGACCTGAAGATTGGAACGAAAAAAAGCAACGGGTTAAAAATAAGTTGGCAACCACGGCTGATGGAAAGTTTGCGTTGAATGACCTGTTGGATAATCTGGAGAGGATTTGCCTTAAGACATATACCGAGTCTTTGAAGGATGGCATACCAGAACCAGAAGTACTCAAGGAAGCCATGCAAGCTTTTATCAATCGCAATCATACGGCTAAAGAGGAGCAAGCTTCTAAACCCACCCTGTTCTCTTTGGCCCAAAGATTTATAAATGGGGAAATCAAGTTTAGAGGAAAGAGCAAAAGTGTTAGCAGTCTAAAAAATTATCATGCGGTAACCAAGCACTTGCGAGAATATCAAACGTACAGCAAACGTGTAGTTGATTTTGATAACATTAATTTGGATTTCTTTTATTCCTATGTCTCTTTCTTAGAAAAGAAAGGATTAGGCGTAAATACCATTGCCAAAGACATAGCTATACTGAAAGTGTTTATGGGTGAAGCGGTTGACTTAGGCTACACAGAGAATATGCTGTTTCGTCATAAAAAGTTTTCATACAACGAAGAGGAAACTGAACAGATTTACTTGAACGAAGATGAATTAGCGCGGATTCAGCAAGCAGAGATCACGAATAAGAAATTAGACAGGGTAAGAGATCTATTCTTGGTAGGTGCTTGGACGGGCTTGCGTTATTCAGACTTTAGCAATATTCAGCCAGAGCATATAGTGAAGATGGATAATGACTACTTCATTAAAATGGTGACGCAGAAAACAAAAGAACTGGTCATCATACCTTGTAATCCTATCGTGCTTAAAATCTTTAATAAGTATGAGACCAATGCCAATATGTTACCAAGGGCTATGAGCAACCAAAAGTTCAATGATTATATCAAAGAGGTTTGTGCATTGGCTGGACTTACAGAAAAGGGAAGATTGTCAAAAACACCTGAATTGCCATTATGCGATTTGGTGTCTTCTCACACAGCCCGAAGATCATTCGCAACCAATCATTACCTGCAAGGTTTTCCCCCAATAGACCTGATGAAAATAACCGGGCACAAAACCGAGCGTTCCTTCTTGAAATATATTAGGGTTAGCAAGTTAGATACAGCTAAGAGGTTAAACGAGCATATAAAACTGAATTGGAAGAATAAGCTGATTAGTCAATTGTAG
- the trmB gene encoding tRNA (guanosine(46)-N7)-methyltransferase TrmB produces the protein MGQNKLERFAAIKTYPNVLEYPQGMAGQWHQHFGNNHPITLELACGKGEYAVGLGRLYPQRNFIGVDVKGNRLWRGATTALQDGLSNVAFLRTQIEQIGQYFAPGEVAEIWITFPDPQLRASKAKKRLTHPRFLRYYQQFLQPNGTINLKTDSPDLFNFTKLVINLYQLELLVEYDDAYSLANIPQDLRIQTYYESLDIAKSNKIHYLQFRINKTLNEATDNTLKQLIGGEQNG, from the coding sequence ATGGGCCAAAATAAACTGGAACGTTTCGCAGCAATCAAGACCTATCCCAATGTACTGGAATACCCACAGGGTATGGCCGGACAATGGCATCAACACTTTGGTAATAATCACCCAATTACCTTAGAACTCGCTTGCGGCAAGGGTGAATATGCCGTTGGGCTGGGCAGATTGTATCCGCAACGGAATTTTATTGGTGTGGATGTGAAGGGTAACCGCCTTTGGCGTGGCGCTACCACCGCCTTACAAGATGGTCTTAGCAATGTTGCTTTTCTACGTACCCAGATTGAGCAGATTGGACAGTATTTTGCACCGGGTGAAGTGGCTGAGATCTGGATTACCTTCCCCGATCCGCAGTTGAGGGCTTCTAAAGCCAAGAAAAGGCTCACACATCCTAGATTTCTGCGTTACTATCAGCAGTTTCTACAGCCTAACGGCACGATTAACTTGAAAACAGACAGCCCAGACCTGTTCAATTTTACCAAATTGGTGATCAACCTATACCAACTTGAGTTGTTAGTGGAATACGATGATGCTTATTCACTGGCAAACATTCCACAAGACTTGCGTATTCAAACTTATTACGAGAGTTTAGATATCGCTAAGAGTAATAAGATTCATTACTTACAGTTTCGGATCAACAAAACCCTGAACGAAGCAACAGACAACACACTCAAACAACTCATTGGTGGCGAACAAAATGGTTGA
- a CDS encoding MGMT family protein, translating into MHLPRKPIHTEKLPVQKTGADTQRSFFEEVYAVVRLVPRGRVTSYGAIAKFLGTGKSARMVGWAMNAAHMVKPKVPAHRVVNRNGMLSGKMHFATPTLMQELLEKEKVVVKKDTVQNFDKLFWDPAKEIGLDY; encoded by the coding sequence ATTCATTTGCCCCGAAAACCTATTCATACAGAGAAGCTACCTGTTCAAAAAACTGGTGCTGATACGCAAAGATCTTTTTTTGAAGAAGTCTATGCTGTTGTTCGATTGGTACCAAGAGGTCGCGTAACATCTTATGGTGCTATTGCCAAGTTTCTCGGAACCGGTAAATCAGCGCGCATGGTTGGTTGGGCTATGAATGCTGCACACATGGTGAAACCAAAAGTGCCAGCACACAGAGTAGTTAACCGCAATGGTATGCTCTCGGGCAAAATGCATTTTGCTACACCCACATTGATGCAGGAATTACTAGAAAAAGAAAAGGTGGTAGTCAAAAAAGATACGGTTCAAAACTTCGACAAACTATTCTGGGATCCTGCGAAAGAAATCGGCCTCGATTACTGA
- a CDS encoding DUF420 domain-containing protein: MLQASIQKNDPKAKWLIGIFSFVVFAAVVILGRVKLEVDLGFDVHIFATINAVINSIIALLLLAALWAVKAKKYLLHKQMMMTALLLSVLFLVSYIAHHLLAGDTKFGGEGAIRTVYYIILITHIFLAAIILPFILFTAYRALTAEFATHKKLAKYTWPLWLYVAITGPVVYWMISPYYQ, from the coding sequence ATGTTACAAGCATCTATCCAAAAGAATGATCCCAAAGCCAAGTGGCTGATTGGTATTTTCTCCTTCGTAGTATTTGCCGCCGTGGTTATTCTAGGTCGTGTAAAGCTAGAGGTTGATCTGGGGTTTGATGTACACATATTTGCAACCATTAATGCAGTCATCAATTCTATTATTGCTCTTTTGCTGCTAGCTGCTTTATGGGCAGTGAAAGCCAAAAAATATCTGTTGCATAAGCAGATGATGATGACGGCACTACTTTTATCAGTATTATTCCTGGTCTCTTATATTGCCCACCATTTGCTGGCTGGCGATACTAAGTTTGGTGGTGAGGGTGCAATTCGAACTGTGTATTACATCATTCTGATTACACATATTTTCCTCGCTGCTATTATCTTACCCTTCATTCTTTTCACTGCATACCGTGCTTTAACCGCCGAATTCGCTACACATAAAAAGCTGGCCAAATACACATGGCCTCTGTGGTTGTATGTAGCAATTACCGGTCCCGTTGTGTATTGGATGATTAGCCCTTACTACCAATAA